The Coccinella septempunctata chromosome 9, icCocSept1.1, whole genome shotgun sequence genomic interval aacgaAGATTAGGCAAATTCTTAAGTTAAAggaaatcctgatcaaattcatgtttctatcgcttctggaaatcggtagAGGGCTTTCACCAAACTAgtgtttcgtcgaaattttgcatttttttctgaataagatccgtaccgttggaaaaatatccctaatattttgcatcacGGTAGAGGaattgaagagcattgaaaatatgcaaaaatataaagggtgttccatttaaaaaatcactcatttgttgaataattttatttgggaacacccagtatatcagaaaataatttcctgcgatgcagaattgaaagtacaaaggaAACGCTTCTCAACTAAATTCCTAAAACGTCTGGTctggcagctatggaagcctaacgcacaACTGCAGGACCCTGTAgacatacagagtgagtctttgactcgtacaaatattttaaaagcagattcttgagattaaaagaaaaactttgtttccttaccatttttttcgaatcggctcggtttaaaagatacatgctgttgaaaaactatgaaaaaaagttatttaagttctcacaaacggttctatcgaatggaccgaatttcggaatatagtttttcatttataatcattacgtgccataaaaataccaaaaattttaagaacctaactcttgaaaaaAAGTTGGAGGCTATCTAATGAATGAACGCTTTGTCAAATacaagtattcctcatattttctcatatgatgcgccgttttcgagtaatcaaaaagtatatgtgaaatttaaaaaattgggaactttggctgaatacaactctattcaaaagatccactgatgtgtagtgtcacagatttcgctagttattctgaaggttattttgtttttccagagatagcacagctcataatgaaaacttaaaatggctagcTTAATCTTTttaggccgaatcgaaaaaaatggtatagaaaaaagtgtttctttcgacctcaaaaaacttctgttgaaatatctatacgagtcaaagactcaccccgtatatTGTGCTAGATTATCGAAATCTTGTTGTTGGAGTCGTTTTTGATTCGTTCATTCTTACTTCAAATCCACTTTGGCTATCTGCATGAACCATTCATCAAATTCTTCATTTATTATTCCATTTTATTTCATCCTTTTTCATTTTAGCGTATAAGCGCGCCTAGATTATCTGTCAGGTTTGTCCCATGACATCTCTAATTCAATAGTCCTTTTCTCCGTCTGTTACTGCCGATAAATAATCCCTCTTCTGCATACCTATCGTAAAGGGGTTACTACACCTTCGTCACCCTTCGCGTTCGCAAGACAAAGGGTAGAAtgatatcaagaaaaaaaattcggcCGCATAAACGACATGTGTTTCACGCATCGATTGATATCGTTCCCATTCAGTCCGACTGAATCGAAGCGAACATGAGAAAACAAATGGGGCTGTGGCCCACGAACTTGTACGACCAGGTTtgtaaaagtaaaaaacatgCGGCACTAACCTTATGACTTCGATGTCGAGCAGGCAGCAGATGCAGttctgaaacaaacaaaaaacgAACACTATAGCACATGATTTCatcataattgaaaatttcgaaaagtgAGAAAGCAAAACTCAAAACAGATTCTATGTTGGGGGGTTGTcccccctaaattcttaatagggaatagaggttGAGCTAAATCTcgattggaagacaatatgtccctttATACTACTGTCTTTCAactgaggtatagctcaccctccaAACCCTATAAGGAATTTAGGgctgacaacccctacacctaagattgaggagattttaaATTACagttctgctagaaacatgtccccctctgaataaaaattgaccggttccggcattttctctgaaaatatcctTGTCTAGACaaaattggcctggcaagttttcaaattgtctgcctctataactacttcaaggactcaataataATTCCCAAACCacagtattcatgtagagggataaatgatctttcaattgaggtaaatctcaccctctattccctattgagaatttaggggtgatagaccctacacctaagattggggagatttcggcttacaattctgctcaaaatatgttcctctccgaataaaaattgacctgttccggcattttctctgaaaacatccttatcgtgacataattggcctggcaagtttttgaattgtcaccctgtatatctaccACCCAAAAGAAAATGAGCGATCTCAATCACTCCCTCCATCTCCGAAAAAACGATCCTCCTCCAACTCTTCATGAATAACCTAATCAAAGCTTCTCGAGTAACGGCTTATCGCGCCCGCGGATCCGCGCGCGACTCGGAGATACTTTTCCGTAGGAGAAAAGGAAGGAAAAGAGGAAACTCCACCTCCTCCCCGTCCCCCGATCTTCCGCCGATTTTCCACGTCGGTCCGTGCGACGGATCgtaaattaaaattcaattagATATGGAGATTGAACGGCCAGAGAAGTTGTTTCCAATTATTCCGCAGTCGATGTCGCTGACGTTCCCGTAATTGTCAGACGTGCCGTACCGAAAAAAGCGACGGAAATGGAATGGAAAAATACATGAGGGAGGGACGTCTCTTGGAGATCTTAGCTCTCTTAACAGGGACAGATCGTATCGGAGCCACGACATGATTAGGAGACCTACGATTGTTCAGATGCTGAGTATTTCACTCAGATGTTAAAACACTTACAAACTTTGTTTCGACTagctacagtccctggccatattattagacgcaccatcaattcgatgcaaaatctcaaataaatacgctttaaaattgatttttgaatattgaattattaaattgaacatATATGTTCAATACACATATATATTCTTCATATGTCAATGGTTTCCACGAATAATACATCATATTTAATGAagaatattaatttatttatgtttCAACACATTTGGAAAtcaaattctaatattttgttgaGCCACCTCTTGCCGCTATGAGAGCTTCAATTCTTAGCGGCATACTATCAATGCAAGATTGTACATTTTGCTGCATTTGTGGATGATGATTCCATACGTGGATTATTTTTTCCAAGAGCTGTGTTCTGGATGTGATCACATCTTTAGCCACTTCTCTCTTCATTAGCTCCCACACATTTTCTATGGGATTCATGTCGGGGCTATTGCCCGGCCAATCGAACAAAGGGATATTTTGTTCACGTAAATAGGTTTTTACAGAACGGGCTGTGTGGCAGGGTGCCCCATCTTGCATAAAAACAAATGGTTCGTCATTGGGGAACCAGTCTGCGACTTGTGGCAGCAACAGATTTTGTAAGACTTCTTTGTACTGGTCTTGTCTCATTATGCCTTTCACCACGTACAAACGTCCTGTGCCTTTTCCGCTGATCACTGACCAGACCATCACTTTCGTAGGGTGTTTAACAGTCTGGATGAGGCAGTCGGGATGAAATTTTTCTCCATGGCGACGACGTACGAACTGAGCTTTGTTCTCCAATATTTCAAAGGTGCTTTCATCGCTGAAGCAGACCTACCAAAAACACGAaagagaatgaaaatattaataatcAATGCCGTCTCTTCATTATTTAATCGTAGATGATTAATTAAATATTAAATTACCGTTCTCCAGAAGTCCAGATCTTTTTCTCTCCACTGTTTGGCCCAATTCAGACGCCTTGCTTTCATTGCTGTTGTTAATTTTGGTTTCTTGGCAGGTCGGTAGGCTTTGAAATCCAAATCCTTCAATTTTCTGCGTACAGTACGCTCAGAAGCATTCACATTAGCATCTTTTAGTTTGGTTCTGATGATATTTGTggatgcaaatctgttttgcaGACAAATTTTCTTCAGGCATCGTTCTGACCTTGGAGTAAAAATTGGCTTTCTTccacatttttttttccttttcggGGCTAATCCTTTACCGGATTCAACTGCTTTCTTTATGCGTCGTACACTAGCTTCAGAAACATTCAACCTTGTTGAAATTTCGCGGTTGGAAAACATTTCTGCATCAATGAGGGCCTTAATTCCAGCTTTCTTTCGAGGTGTAAGGTCCCTTTTTTTCCCCATGATTCAATGGTCACAATAAACTTTTTCTGGTAACTAAATGTGCTCTAGATGAAGTAAACAAACCGTTGAGTGATTCTAGACTGCAAAGTGAACAAAAAACGCGGAATATCACGTTCAAACCTGCATCAAGCGAGACATCGGCAGGAAGAGATATGTTGGTGATTCATTCTCTGGTTCCAATATGTCAATATGTAATGCAATACAtcgaaaataaatgaaacatagaactatataatgaaattcataaatgaaaaTGACATTCTGTGGATTTTAAAGTAAATATTTCGTTTTTTTCTTGGCAATACAAGTCAATATATGAAAAATCCTtagtgcgtctaataatatggccagggactgtacttTCTTCTCCTATTAGCAGTGCATCTACGcaggctgaactgaggccttgtGGTCCATTATTCATACGTTGGAACGACTCATGCCTTGAAACACGCCGACTAAATGTCAAAAATCGACAGAGAGTATTCGCTCTCAGGGTGGGAATAGTGGGTGTTGTGTTGCCTAGTTCACTACAGGTGAACAGAATACGTTCAACAGTTTCATCAGTACTCCTGCACCAGCCTGACAAGAAACAACCAGAAAGtcctgattttttcaaattttcattgaacagGTGGCGAGTCATTGCACCATCAGTCACAAGACTCTTCTGTCTCCTCTCAAGGGCCAGGAGTTTCTGGTCCTCATCCTCAGAAGACGGCCTCTCAACGAGGAGCCTCAGCTTCTCGTGCTCCGTTCAGAGAACAATTTTCTGTCTACCCACCTAACCCAGAATGTCTGCCCTACAGTAACATCCAAGTGCGCCAGACATAACTTCAAAAACGTCACCGGAATGCAGCTCACGCAAGGCTTTGCTGCATTCCCTTATAAGTGACCTTTTCATCAGGAAGGGATTTCAGCATTCTCTGACAGTTGGAGCATATCCTAGACAAATAATgcccatcagatggttccacaaagtttcaaatgcagaagtcttgcagcgcgctagTTGTATAACAATCGACACTtcagtaacgagggcccgacttagatggagcggccacattctgaggatgcaagacacaagactacccaaaatagctctgtatggctaATTCACAGAGATAGCTCGGAAAGCAGGAGGCCAGTAgaagcggtttgaggatatactgcatcaatccctgaaatcagttaatgccaatcataactgggaacaactagcgttagacagatcacagtggaagtctttggtccacagttataatgaagactcgagaagaatacagcggcggccagatctggttggtgactatcgaTGCCccgagtgtggaaggatctgtaggtaacggttgggtctcttcagtcacaggagggcactcagtcgcaattagccctaagaaattataagtttgatagcaccgatagttttgtttttgttcaTTCTCGTTAACAGCAATGAATCAATGAATGGATGAATGGGAGGCATATACACAGAgttttggaataatttttgataaTGAGGGATAGTTCCTATGGTATCTGATTACCACCATGGTAGCTGCGTCCTATGTTAGTGCAGATTTAGTATGCcaagaaaaataatgattctaGCTAAATAAACAGAGTGATCAAGGGATTGTTGATCATTTACTCATTACGTAAAATAGCCTCACCAAACCAAAACTCTCATTCCATATTTGCCAGCTCTGATACAAGCCTGTGCCTCGGCTAGATGCACAGCCGATCACAGAACTGCAAAATCGTAGCACAGAAGACGCGTAGACGAACCCTCGTCTAAGAAGAATCTTCCAACCCGATTTATGCGGTCCGGATAACATATTGTGAAATCGTATCTTCGATTTCGAAGGCTCTCGAAGTTACCATACCACGCTGCTTCGCGCTGCCGAGATAGCTGCGTGTGGTCCCTGCCACACGGGCCAGCAAATCAATTAATGACAGACGGACGGACTTACGGGTTTTCACGCTCTCCGCCGGATTAATGTGAGAACGCGCCGTTTGATATTTTCCTAGATTTATGGGATTTCGACGGCTTATTGGGGCTCAGGTGCGGAACTGGATTAACGCGGATCCGAACCGTGAACGGAATTCTTATGGGCTGAATATTTGGATTGTTGTTAATGTCGATGCTGAGGAACGTCTTCGGTCCTGTTCTGCCTTTAAGGACGATATTTATTACAGGATGAGtcttgactcgtacgaatatttcaacagttgattcttgagatcagaagaaacacttttttcctatacctttttttccgtttcggccttgataaaaagatatagccattttaagttttcataatcagctggcctcctggtttccgagctccctctgtgaattcgccatacagggctattttgggtagtcttgtgtcttgcatcctcagtaTGTGGTCGCTCCATccgagtcgggccctcgttacttgagtcttaaTTGtggtacaactcgcgcgttgcaagacttctgcattcgaaacttcgtagaaccatctgatgtgcattatttgtcttaacGGTGTCCagttttcgcttccgtaaagaagcgttgggagaacCACTGCTTTGTCTTGCttttgtcttggtcttcagattgaggtcgtgattttgaagcaCTCTGCCTCCCAACAGCGAACCCAACATGAATTCAGGCGTCTTGCAAGTCAACAGccatcgaaaataataatgaaagttTAAAAGTTCTTGGTAAGGCTTCAAACATAGCCATTCTGTTGCCCAATAATCAAGATTACAAAATAATTCCTTCTGCATGTGTGACACTCTTAGTTCAACTCGGAGTTTTGCCAAAACATGGTGCTATTTCTGCTTGTGAAAGCACTCGAAGATGGTGGTCTCCACTCCCCAGGACTTTTCAAGAACAGTGCATAGTACTCGAGTTATTCAATCAGATCGAATTTTACAGCTCCAAATTCAGTATAGACCACTTGCATAGGAACATTTCGATCCAGGTTCTCATCACCAACAACCACCAACACCGAACAGAGAATTCGCATGACTAACTGAAATAAATATCAATTCGTCTTTCAGGTCGTAATTTACAATAAATCACAATAAGAATAACCGAACCTTGGGCGAGATTGCAGATGAAAAATTGGGGTCATTTTCACCCTTACACTATGAACTAGGAAAGATTCGAACCGAGAGATTAAGAGAGCAAAATTTTGTCGCGTGATGAACAAAGTCAATCAGTACC includes:
- the LOC123320386 gene encoding uncharacterized protein LOC123320386, with the protein product MGKKRDLTPRKKAGIKALIDAEMFSNREISTRLNVSEASVRRIKKAVESGKGLAPKRKKKCGRKPIFTPRSERCLKKICLQNRFASTNIIRTKLKDANVNASERTVRRKLKDLDFKAYRPAKKPKLTTAMKARRLNWAKQWREKDLDFWRTVI